A region from the Hydra vulgaris chromosome 10, alternate assembly HydraT2T_AEP genome encodes:
- the LOC105847150 gene encoding acyl-coenzyme A diphosphatase FITM2 yields MDWLWWYSFVLNNRKRLQYLLTMNVQLKFTILWCIFVFGSLFHDFMPLPPSYFSLRNNFFNVFFVKKGWGWTSGLLFAFLLSLLSKQKQSNVIVCFKNLSRIFVLTLTWYLFTSFFETIESYTGNCVGDKNLNIKEVCRNNGFLWNGFDISGHCFLLTYCALVINEELLATMNVVIQINNNDNNKLKKTYKFLGFDFSVMLFDCFIEFFSASLLLLMLLWEVMLFFTCAYFHSLMQKFLGVCFGLLAYFICYRVIFILKHPLAPCEPGEFLII; encoded by the coding sequence ATGGACTGGCTTTGGTGGTACAGCTTTGTGTTGAATAATCGTAAAAGATTGCAATACCTATTAACAATGAATGTACAATTGAAATTCACAATATTATggtgtatttttgtttttggatcattatttcatgattttatgCCTCTTCCCCCGTCATACTTTTCattaagaaacaattttttcaatgtattttttgtgaaaaaaggaTGGGGCTGGACCAGTGGTttgttatttgcatttttattatctCTGCTATCAAAACAAAAGCAGAGTaatgttattgtttgttttaagaACTTATCAAGAATCTTTGTTCTTACTCTAACATGGTAcctttttacttcattttttgaaactattgAGTCATATACTGGAAACTGTGTTGGTgacaaaaatttgaatataaaagaaGTTTGCCGAAATAATGGATTTTTATGGAATGGTTTTGATATTTCAGgtcattgttttttgttaacataTTGTGCTCTGGTTATAAATGAAGAGCTTCTTGCTACCATGAATGTAGTCatacaaataaacaataatgacaataataaattaaaaaagacataTAAATTCCTTGGTTTCGATTTTTCTGTTATGttgtttgattgttttattgaatttttctCTGCTAGTTTATTGTTACTTATGTTACTTTGGGAAGTTATGCTGTTTTTTACATGTGCTTATTTCCATTCACTTATGCAAAAGTTTTTAGGAGTGTGTTTTGGTcttttagcatattttatatgttacagagttatattcattttaaaacatcCTTTAGCCCCATGTGAGCCAGGGgaatttcttattatataa